A single Calditrichota bacterium DNA region contains:
- a CDS encoding M23 family metallopeptidase, with the protein MKNPAGYRVVLISDGSTRMKSLRLSRSRIVIIGASGLAMLLALVLGFGRMLAGHQTRAAMIGVLAENQSLQGQLQQMGERIQAVGERLGQLEASDDHLRLAADLPAIDPDVRRAGVGGVALDPSDYGITDEVVRSYMTRLDQIEREARLQKDSYAEIERRLSERQELFAKTPSIRPVAGGYISSNFGIRRDPFNGRRTHHNGMDISIPRGTPVRVSADGKVVFAQATPGLGKLIVIDHGFGFQTAYGHLSTINVVRGQSVQRDQKIGLSGSSGRSSGPHLHYEVHVNGKSVDPRDFFYDDAESLAGLIR; encoded by the coding sequence ATGAAGAACCCCGCGGGCTACCGCGTCGTCCTGATCTCCGACGGCTCCACCCGGATGAAGTCCCTCCGGCTGTCGCGCTCCCGGATCGTCATTATTGGCGCTTCCGGGCTGGCGATGCTGCTGGCGCTTGTGCTTGGCTTTGGGCGGATGCTGGCCGGACATCAGACGCGCGCGGCGATGATCGGGGTTCTCGCTGAGAATCAATCGCTCCAGGGGCAACTGCAGCAGATGGGCGAGCGCATCCAGGCCGTCGGTGAACGGCTTGGGCAACTCGAAGCGAGCGATGACCACTTGCGGCTCGCCGCGGATCTCCCGGCTATCGACCCGGACGTCCGACGGGCCGGCGTCGGCGGTGTGGCGCTCGATCCTTCCGACTATGGCATCACCGATGAGGTGGTCCGTTCCTATATGACCCGTCTCGACCAGATCGAACGCGAAGCCCGCCTGCAAAAGGATAGTTACGCCGAGATTGAGCGCCGCCTCAGCGAACGGCAGGAACTTTTCGCCAAGACGCCGTCGATCCGGCCGGTGGCGGGGGGCTATATCTCTTCGAACTTCGGCATTCGTCGTGACCCGTTCAACGGGCGTCGGACGCATCATAACGGGATGGATATTTCGATCCCGCGCGGTACTCCGGTGCGCGTCTCAGCCGACGGTAAGGTCGTCTTCGCCCAAGCCACGCCGGGACTCGGCAAGTTGATCGTCATCGACCACGGCTTCGGCTTCCAGACCGCCTACGGGCATCTTTCCACCATCAACGTCGTGCGCGGGCAGTCCGTGCAGCGCGATCAGAAGATTGGACTTTCAGGCAGTTCCGGGCGTTCAAGCGGACCCCATCTGCACTACGAAGTCCATGTCAACGGCAAGTCGGTTGATCCGCGCGACTTCTTCTATGACGACGCCGAAAGCCTTGCCGGGTTGATTCGATAG
- a CDS encoding lactate utilization protein — protein sequence MPALLRKRVNSALGDAALRKAVAQACDHSTAARSRVIAELPDFEVSRREARSVRQYALDHLEELLSRFKQSFEAGGGVVHFASDGREGREIITGLLKEAGARQGVKSKSMVSEEIGLGEALTEAGIEAVESDLGEFIVQLAGEPPSHITAPALHRSRDSIGRLFTERLGIPFSSDPETLTRAARKHLRERFLMADFGLSGVNFFVAETGHLVIVENEGNARLGLSLPKMFIALTGIEKVLARLTDTAPLLRLLARSATGQRFSAYTHFLKPSRTGEDGPRQMHLVLLDNGRRAALADPVLREMLLCIRCGACLNICPVYGTVGGHAYGSVYPGPMGAVLSNLIGEKRAEAGELPHLSTLCGACKEVCPVAIDIPKLLLELRARSAKPLLHRSAALFWSWMMASEGRFRTLGPAGVAVASKIPGLRERVGG from the coding sequence ATGCCGGCGTTGCTTCGTAAACGGGTAAACTCGGCACTCGGCGATGCGGCACTGCGCAAAGCGGTTGCGCAGGCTTGCGACCATTCGACCGCCGCACGGAGCCGGGTCATTGCCGAACTGCCCGACTTCGAGGTATCCCGCCGGGAGGCTCGTTCCGTCCGGCAGTATGCACTTGACCACCTCGAGGAACTTCTGTCCCGGTTCAAGCAGTCGTTCGAAGCGGGCGGGGGGGTCGTCCATTTCGCATCCGACGGTCGGGAAGGTCGGGAAATCATCACCGGACTGCTGAAGGAAGCGGGCGCCCGGCAGGGCGTCAAGTCGAAGAGTATGGTCTCTGAGGAGATCGGCCTCGGCGAGGCTCTGACCGAGGCCGGCATCGAGGCGGTCGAGTCGGATCTGGGGGAGTTCATCGTCCAACTGGCCGGCGAGCCTCCGTCGCACATCACCGCTCCAGCGCTTCACCGGTCGCGCGACTCGATAGGCCGCCTGTTCACCGAGCGGCTCGGCATTCCCTTTTCAAGTGATCCCGAAACGCTGACCCGGGCCGCCCGAAAACACCTTCGGGAGCGCTTCCTAATGGCGGACTTCGGCCTCTCCGGGGTTAACTTCTTCGTAGCCGAAACGGGTCATCTCGTCATAGTTGAAAACGAGGGCAACGCACGACTGGGGCTGTCGCTGCCGAAGATGTTCATCGCCCTGACCGGCATTGAGAAGGTGCTCGCCCGACTAACCGATACCGCACCGCTCTTGAGACTGCTCGCCCGCAGCGCCACCGGGCAGCGATTCAGCGCCTATACCCACTTTCTTAAGCCCTCCCGCACCGGCGAGGACGGGCCCCGGCAGATGCACTTGGTCCTGCTTGACAACGGCCGCCGCGCAGCCCTTGCCGACCCGGTCCTGCGTGAGATGCTGCTCTGCATCCGCTGCGGCGCCTGCCTCAACATCTGCCCGGTCTATGGCACGGTAGGGGGACATGCTTACGGGTCAGTCTATCCCGGCCCGATGGGCGCGGTCCTGTCGAATCTTATCGGTGAAAAGCGGGCAGAGGCGGGCGAACTCCCGCACCTATCGACCCTCTGCGGAGCCTGCAAAGAGGTCTGCCCGGTCGCCATCGACATACCGAAACTGCTCCTCGAACTGCGCGCCCGATCTGCCAAGCCGCTGCTGCACCGTAGCGCCGCTTTGTTCTGGTCCTGGATGATGGCGAGCGAAGGCCGTTTCAGGACGCTTGGGCCGGCCGGTGTTGCAGTCGCAAGCAAGATCCCAGGGCTGAGGGAGAGAGTCGGGGGTTAA
- a CDS encoding (Fe-S)-binding protein, whose protein sequence is MLAPFCRQDGGATVCISAARMAALRSASEITGLGYLPFGPLSLRISLFIPCLVELASPATTRAARTILERLGHEVVIDRRQTCCGQALYNAGFRRQARDLAIRFVEVFRGSDIVVAPGGSCVSMVTKHYAELDLEGSIRSDWESLRTRVFELAIFLVRQLDVTDIGARFPHRVVYHPSCHYLRDLGEREAPLALLNRVEGLELVSNALREDCCGFGGAFSAKYPALADAIADKRTRALCEDAPAYITGVDDSCLNHLNAALCRSGSSVRTLHIARILAGA, encoded by the coding sequence TTGCTGGCTCCGTTCTGCCGCCAGGATGGCGGCGCTACGGTCTGCATCTCTGCCGCCAGGATGGCGGCGCTACGGTCTGCATCGGAAATCACTGGATTGGGGTATCTTCCTTTCGGACCTTTGTCCCTGCGTATTTCGCTCTTCATACCCTGTCTGGTCGAACTGGCGTCGCCTGCGACGACCCGCGCCGCCCGGACGATACTGGAACGGCTCGGTCACGAGGTCGTCATAGACCGCCGCCAGACCTGTTGCGGGCAGGCGCTCTACAACGCCGGGTTTCGCCGGCAGGCGCGCGATCTGGCGATCCGGTTTGTCGAGGTCTTTCGGGGGAGCGACATTGTCGTTGCGCCCGGCGGGTCGTGCGTTTCGATGGTGACCAAACACTATGCGGAACTCGACCTCGAAGGCAGCATCCGGAGCGACTGGGAGTCTCTGCGGACGCGGGTCTTCGAACTGGCTATCTTTCTGGTGCGGCAACTTGACGTAACCGACATTGGGGCGAGGTTCCCGCACCGGGTTGTCTATCATCCCTCCTGTCACTATCTACGCGATCTGGGCGAGCGTGAAGCACCATTGGCGCTGCTAAACCGGGTCGAGGGGCTGGAACTGGTCTCGAACGCTTTACGCGAAGACTGCTGCGGTTTTGGCGGCGCTTTCAGCGCAAAATATCCGGCGCTCGCGGATGCCATCGCCGACAAGCGAACCCGCGCGCTGTGCGAAGATGCTCCAGCCTACATCACCGGCGTCGATGACTCCTGCCTGAATCACCTTAACGCCGCTCTCTGTCGGTCAGGGTCGTCAGTCCGGACGTTGCATATCGCGCGCATCCTCGCTGGAGCCTGA
- a CDS encoding YncE family protein — protein sequence MTLRIPHTILRYLTATAAILLIVACEEKPKSPTPPVPIAGTTLLVCNYNSGAGNLAWIDLENGALRTGAAGLGNGPNHLVRKDNRFFAINSLSNDMNVFEVSEQNVITQIDTVDIGTSSNRSPQYAAIAETGEIFISNFNDNTVTVYNPDRGEVVGFVPVGNHPQGVLAWGTKVYVANSNFLEWTPDSSIYGPGSVSVISTVTNRVIYTISVGMNPQFMALDGANRIHIVCSGNKSSSGLPGGSMGGEIYKVSVQADTVEQVINIGGTPGEVAITRNNTAYIAAGGWPPGEASGHVYRYNASTGQILNGPGNPIRVPLGAMRIVAGPEGSVYVACFEGDRVQKITGTDLGESWAAGDGPGAMMVVVR from the coding sequence ATGACCCTCCGTATTCCTCACACCATCCTTCGGTATCTTACGGCGACAGCGGCAATATTGCTGATTGTTGCCTGCGAGGAGAAGCCCAAATCACCAACCCCGCCAGTCCCAATCGCCGGGACTACCCTGTTGGTATGCAATTACAATAGCGGAGCCGGCAACCTTGCCTGGATTGACCTCGAGAACGGTGCGCTCCGCACCGGAGCCGCAGGTCTCGGCAATGGTCCCAACCACCTGGTCCGAAAGGACAACCGTTTCTTCGCCATCAATTCGCTCTCGAACGATATGAACGTCTTCGAGGTGAGCGAACAGAATGTGATCACCCAGATCGACACCGTCGACATCGGCACCTCCAGCAATCGCAGCCCTCAGTATGCGGCCATTGCGGAGACGGGTGAGATCTTCATCAGCAACTTTAATGACAACACGGTGACGGTCTATAACCCCGATCGCGGCGAAGTCGTGGGGTTCGTACCGGTCGGCAATCACCCTCAAGGGGTGCTGGCTTGGGGCACTAAAGTCTATGTCGCGAACAGCAACTTTCTCGAATGGACGCCGGACAGTTCGATCTATGGGCCGGGATCGGTTTCAGTCATCTCAACCGTCACCAACCGGGTGATTTACACCATCAGCGTCGGGATGAATCCGCAGTTTATGGCGCTTGACGGTGCCAATCGGATTCACATCGTCTGCAGCGGGAATAAGAGTTCGAGCGGGCTTCCGGGCGGGAGCATGGGCGGGGAAATTTATAAGGTGAGCGTCCAGGCCGACACCGTCGAACAGGTGATCAACATCGGCGGCACCCCCGGTGAAGTTGCGATCACGCGCAACAACACGGCTTACATCGCCGCCGGCGGCTGGCCGCCTGGTGAAGCGAGCGGCCACGTCTATCGCTACAACGCCTCCACCGGCCAAATCCTGAACGGGCCGGGTAACCCGATTCGGGTGCCACTCGGTGCGATGCGGATTGTTGCCGGGCCGGAGGGGTCGGTCTATGTCGCCTGCTTCGAAGGCGACCGCGTCCAGAAGATCACCGGAACCGATCTGGGCGAGTCGTGGGCTGCTGGAGACGGCCCCGGGGCGATGATGGTGGTCGTCCGGTAG
- a CDS encoding T9SS type A sorting domain-containing protein — protein sequence MSRSPLRFPNADELPTDAAAVTREAGFKTLSIGFQVERIGASGEGTSLHDFLRAAWVWFAAPPAAVGHESSPQPERFFLSEIYPNPFNGRFRVDFGLSRQNPVRLSLYDPAGREIIILSRGSLPAGRHSHIVDMRSLEIGTGLYFVRLESVEGRLTRRALYLR from the coding sequence ATGAGTCGTTCGCCGCTACGTTTCCCGAATGCGGACGAATTGCCAACCGATGCGGCAGCCGTGACCCGGGAAGCAGGTTTCAAGACTCTGTCTATCGGCTTCCAGGTGGAGCGGATCGGGGCCTCCGGCGAGGGGACTTCGCTGCACGATTTTCTCCGGGCGGCATGGGTCTGGTTTGCCGCTCCGCCCGCAGCAGTCGGCCATGAATCCTCTCCACAACCGGAACGATTCTTCCTAAGTGAGATCTATCCCAATCCCTTCAACGGTCGGTTCCGGGTAGATTTCGGTCTATCGAGGCAGAACCCGGTGAGATTGTCGCTCTACGACCCGGCGGGGCGCGAAATCATCATCCTGTCGAGGGGCAGTTTGCCTGCCGGACGGCATTCTCACATTGTCGATATGAGGTCGCTGGAGATTGGAACCGGGCTCTATTTCGTCAGGCTGGAATCGGTGGAGGGTCGCTTGACGCGCCGGGCGCTCTACCTGCGTTAA